The following proteins are co-located in the Agromyces laixinhei genome:
- a CDS encoding metal ABC transporter ATP-binding protein, with translation MNDSPVLRLRDAAFTYTGGTGVSGLNLDIMPGEAVALIGPNGAGKSTLLKGVLGLVPRTAGTIELGSRVPGDGAPDVHAASGMIGFLPQSADLDPDFPITLEQVVMQGRYRRLGIFRWPGRDDRAAVRGAIATVGLAELAKRSFGELSGGQQQRGLLARALASEPRLLLLDEPFNGLDQPNRDALIATVRTLKTRGVAVLVSTHDLDLARRVCDSVVLVNGTQLASGPVDEVLTLSNVQECFEGVEVEIDEHTLVVPDHEGH, from the coding sequence ATGAACGACTCCCCCGTGCTGCGCCTTCGCGACGCTGCATTCACCTACACGGGCGGCACCGGGGTCAGCGGCCTGAACCTCGACATCATGCCCGGCGAGGCCGTTGCGTTGATCGGCCCGAACGGGGCGGGCAAGTCCACACTGCTGAAGGGCGTGCTCGGGCTCGTGCCGCGCACGGCGGGCACGATCGAGCTCGGCTCGCGGGTGCCAGGCGACGGCGCACCCGACGTACATGCAGCGTCCGGAATGATCGGCTTCCTCCCGCAGTCGGCAGATCTCGACCCCGACTTCCCGATCACGCTCGAACAGGTCGTGATGCAGGGCCGATATCGCAGGCTCGGCATATTCCGCTGGCCAGGGCGAGATGATCGCGCCGCCGTGCGAGGCGCGATCGCGACGGTCGGACTCGCCGAGCTCGCCAAGCGATCGTTCGGCGAGCTCTCGGGCGGCCAGCAGCAACGTGGGCTCCTCGCCCGAGCGCTTGCCTCCGAACCTCGCCTGCTTCTGCTCGACGAGCCGTTCAACGGTCTCGACCAACCCAACCGCGATGCCCTCATCGCGACGGTGCGCACACTCAAGACGCGTGGCGTGGCGGTGCTCGTCTCGACGCACGACCTCGATCTCGCGCGTCGCGTCTGCGACTCCGTCGTGCTCGTGAACGGTACCCAGCTGGCGAGCGGGCCGGTCGACGAGGTGCTCACGCTCAGCAACGTGCAGGAGTGCTTCGAGGGCGTTGAGGTCGAGATCGACGAGCACACCCTCGTCGTTCCCGATCACGAGGGCCACTGA
- a CDS encoding metal ABC transporter permease produces the protein MSLTDALFGAFAIPFMGRALLVMLVLAVVAGVVGVLVNLRGLEFISDGLTHAVFPGLAIGLAIGGSAGLLPGAAIAALAGALALTWLDRAGITSDAAIAIVLTATFSVGVIVVSRSDDYAGELESLLFGRVLTIPPGEVVPVVVVSLVALGTVLLTLKQQLYRAFDAKGSRAAGDSAMVLDLTLNAAIALVVVAAASTIGTLLVLALLIVPGAAARLITARMWWLFPAAAIFAAVSAWLGLSLGFAVSVGAAVDLPAGGTIVAVFVIGYGLVLFVSSLVRRPAGGDRVRGTPSRVTPPPSPDAPRAAAPGAATARRAGGRR, from the coding sequence ATGTCGCTGACCGACGCGCTCTTCGGGGCCTTCGCCATCCCGTTCATGGGGCGGGCACTGCTCGTCATGCTCGTGCTCGCGGTCGTGGCCGGCGTCGTCGGTGTGCTGGTCAACCTCAGAGGCCTCGAGTTCATCAGCGACGGCTTGACGCACGCCGTGTTCCCCGGTCTCGCCATCGGGCTCGCGATCGGCGGCAGCGCCGGACTCCTGCCCGGCGCGGCGATCGCCGCCCTTGCAGGTGCGCTCGCCCTGACCTGGCTCGATCGCGCCGGCATCACCTCCGATGCCGCGATCGCCATCGTGCTGACCGCGACGTTCAGCGTCGGTGTCATCGTCGTCTCGCGCAGCGACGACTATGCCGGTGAACTCGAGTCGCTGCTCTTCGGCCGCGTGTTGACGATTCCGCCCGGCGAGGTGGTTCCGGTCGTCGTCGTGAGCCTCGTGGCACTCGGCACGGTGCTCCTCACCCTGAAGCAGCAGCTGTACCGGGCCTTCGACGCGAAGGGCAGCCGTGCCGCCGGCGACTCGGCCATGGTGCTCGACCTCACGCTCAATGCGGCGATCGCGCTGGTCGTCGTGGCGGCGGCGAGCACGATCGGCACGCTGCTCGTGCTCGCGCTGCTCATCGTCCCGGGCGCGGCCGCCCGGCTCATCACCGCCCGCATGTGGTGGCTCTTTCCCGCGGCAGCGATCTTCGCCGCGGTCTCGGCCTGGCTCGGCCTGTCCCTCGGCTTCGCGGTCTCGGTCGGCGCCGCCGTCGACCTGCCGGCCGGCGGCACGATCGTGGCCGTGTTCGTGATCGGCTACGGCCTCGTGCTGTTCGTGAGCTCGCTCGTGCGCCGGCCGGCCGGGGGAGACCGAGTGCGGGGGACACCGAGCCGCGTGACGCCGCCTCCTTCGCCAGACGCTCCTCGGGCGGCGGCCCCGGGCGCTGCCACGGCGCGACGTGCGGGGGGGCGGCGCTGA
- a CDS encoding metal ABC transporter permease: MGYFERALIAAIVIGAGAGLVGSLVVVRRRTFFAQALTHGTYPGAVAAAALGVSVPVGAAAASVVLVAVMSGIARVRRQGAQVAAGIVLTGGFAAGVLLQALIPGLPVRAESLLMGSILTATTGDVLLAACVVVVAVVCVSVFGKELAFSTFDPNGFRAAGYREWPIELLVLGLTTASVVSSLPAVGAILAIALIAAPAAAARLVVRSFRGLLFAAPVIGAAAGVLGVIASRLFAIAAGPAIALAATAFFLLALGISKLRGLPLRRVPIPVETAEDARIA; the protein is encoded by the coding sequence ATGGGCTATTTCGAGCGGGCGCTCATCGCCGCGATCGTCATCGGCGCCGGTGCCGGACTCGTCGGCAGCCTCGTCGTCGTACGGCGCCGCACCTTCTTCGCGCAGGCGTTGACGCACGGCACGTACCCCGGCGCCGTGGCGGCAGCGGCCCTCGGGGTGAGCGTGCCGGTCGGGGCGGCCGCGGCATCCGTCGTGCTCGTGGCCGTGATGTCGGGCATTGCGCGCGTGCGGCGCCAGGGCGCGCAGGTCGCGGCCGGCATCGTGCTCACGGGAGGGTTCGCGGCCGGTGTGCTGTTGCAGGCGTTGATTCCCGGCCTGCCGGTGCGCGCGGAGTCGTTGCTCATGGGGTCGATTCTCACGGCGACCACCGGAGACGTACTGCTCGCGGCATGCGTCGTCGTCGTCGCGGTCGTCTGCGTCTCCGTGTTCGGCAAGGAGCTCGCCTTCTCGACGTTCGATCCGAACGGCTTCCGCGCGGCCGGATACCGGGAATGGCCGATCGAGTTGCTGGTGCTCGGGCTCACGACCGCCTCGGTTGTCAGTTCGCTTCCGGCCGTCGGCGCGATCCTCGCGATCGCCCTGATCGCCGCGCCCGCCGCGGCCGCGCGACTCGTCGTGCGCTCGTTCCGGGGGCTCCTGTTCGCCGCTCCCGTGATCGGCGCGGCCGCGGGCGTGCTGGGGGTCATCGCCTCGCGCCTGTTCGCGATCGCAGCCGGCCCGGCGATCGCCCTCGCCGCGACCGCCTTCTTCCTTCTCGCTCTGGGCATCTCCAAGCTGCGGGGGCTACCGTTGAGGCGGGTCCCCATACCGGTGGAGACCGCAGAGGACGCTCGGATCGCATGA
- a CDS encoding Fur family transcriptional regulator, whose product MKRNTWQREAVREALDDTSGFISAQALHSSLHAAGSPIGLATVYRALGDLAASGDADSLQSPEGEALYRACSTTGHHHHLICRNCGLTVEIAADEVEAWAKTVAAEHGFTSAAHVVDVFGLCANCTRLQSAGE is encoded by the coding sequence ATGAAACGCAACACCTGGCAGCGGGAGGCCGTTCGCGAGGCCCTCGACGACACTTCAGGATTCATCAGCGCGCAGGCGTTGCACTCGTCGTTGCACGCGGCCGGCTCGCCGATCGGACTCGCGACCGTCTACCGCGCGCTCGGCGACCTCGCCGCGAGCGGTGACGCCGACTCCCTGCAATCGCCCGAGGGGGAGGCGCTGTACCGCGCGTGCTCCACGACCGGCCACCACCACCACCTGATCTGCCGCAACTGCGGCCTCACGGTGGAGATCGCCGCCGATGAGGTCGAGGCATGGGCGAAGACGGTCGCCGCCGAGCACGGCTTCACCAGTGCGGCGCATGTGGTCGACGTGTTCGGGCTCTGCGCGAACTGCACACGCTTGCAGTCCGCAGGGGAGTAG
- a CDS encoding quaternary amine ABC transporter ATP-binding protein: protein MSETPALEVRHLTKFFGRKPREALDRLRDGASRDELAALGTAAVIDADFDVRSGEIFVVMGLSGSGKSTLIRTLNGLLEPTDGSVTVMGETITGMTPKRLREVRRRHVSMVFQHFALLPHRSVLENAAYGLEIQGVAPAERRERAERILDRVGLGGWGDKMPDELSGGMKQRVGLARALASDTDILLMDEAFSALDPLIRKEMQEQLVDLQQELGKTIVFITHDLNEAMFLGDRIAVMRDGRIVQLGTAEEILTDPADDYVAQFVADVDRSRVLTAGNVMEAPRAVVNASAGPRAALRSMRDLQTSMVFVVGSARRLLGVAHDRDVLRLVQRGERSLEPAISDDHPVVRAEEHLSELFESSVESQMPLAVVDDQGRLLGAVPRVTLLAALGNVSSNTGEHAVIETHQRIPVDVITATLHSTATVGDAAGDASADAAGDAPGDGEADPDSAATAERSRA from the coding sequence ATGTCCGAAACACCCGCGCTCGAGGTACGCCACCTCACCAAGTTCTTCGGCCGCAAGCCGCGCGAAGCGCTCGACCGACTGCGTGACGGCGCCAGCCGCGACGAACTCGCCGCGCTCGGCACCGCCGCCGTCATCGACGCCGACTTCGACGTGCGAAGCGGCGAGATCTTCGTGGTCATGGGGCTGTCGGGATCGGGGAAGTCGACGCTCATCCGCACCCTGAACGGCCTGCTCGAACCGACCGACGGCTCGGTCACGGTGATGGGGGAGACGATCACCGGCATGACGCCGAAGCGGCTCCGAGAGGTACGGCGGCGCCACGTCTCGATGGTCTTCCAGCACTTCGCGCTGCTCCCGCACCGCAGTGTGCTCGAGAACGCGGCATACGGACTCGAGATCCAGGGCGTCGCGCCCGCTGAACGGCGTGAACGCGCCGAGCGGATCCTCGACCGGGTCGGTCTCGGCGGCTGGGGCGACAAGATGCCCGACGAGCTCTCGGGCGGCATGAAACAGCGCGTCGGCCTCGCCCGTGCGCTCGCGTCCGACACCGACATCCTCCTCATGGACGAGGCATTCTCGGCGCTCGACCCGCTCATCCGCAAGGAGATGCAGGAGCAGCTCGTCGACCTGCAGCAGGAACTCGGCAAGACGATCGTCTTCATCACCCACGACCTCAACGAGGCGATGTTCCTCGGCGACCGCATCGCTGTCATGCGAGACGGCCGCATCGTGCAGCTCGGCACCGCCGAGGAGATCCTCACCGACCCCGCCGACGACTACGTCGCCCAGTTCGTGGCAGACGTCGACCGTTCGCGCGTGCTCACGGCCGGCAACGTCATGGAGGCGCCGCGCGCCGTCGTGAACGCTTCGGCCGGCCCACGTGCCGCGCTGCGTTCGATGCGCGACCTGCAGACCTCGATGGTGTTCGTCGTCGGCAGCGCCCGGCGCCTGCTCGGCGTCGCGCACGACCGTGATGTGCTGCGACTCGTGCAGCGCGGCGAGCGTTCCCTCGAGCCGGCGATCAGCGACGATCACCCGGTCGTGCGCGCCGAGGAGCATCTCTCCGAGCTCTTCGAGAGTTCGGTCGAGAGCCAGATGCCGCTCGCGGTCGTCGACGACCAGGGGCGCCTTCTCGGCGCTGTGCCCCGGGTGACGCTGCTCGCAGCCCTCGGCAACGTCTCGTCGAACACCGGCGAGCACGCCGTCATCGAGACGCACCAGAGGATTCCGGTCGACGTGATCACTGCAACGCTGCACAGCACGGCAACGGTGGGGGATGCCGCTGGCGACGCTTCGGCGGATGCCGCTGGCGACGCCCCGGGGGATGGCGAAGCCGATCCCGACTCGGCCGCCACGGCTGAAAGGAGCCGCGCATGA
- a CDS encoding ABC transporter permease translates to MNDFRLPLGEWVEVFIDFLTGALAGLFDVIRALFLGLYDIVDFVLGAPPFWAIIIVIAGLGYLAKGWKLAVGTLVGLLIIVGVDQWENAMDTLALVLVASVIAVAISIPLGILAARSDIASRIIRPILDFMQTMPAFVYLIPALILFRVGVVPGIVATIIFAMAPGVRLTELGIRGVDKEVVEAGAAFGSSPSRILRQIQLPLAMPSIMAGVNQVIMLGLSMVVIAGMVGAGGLGGDVVASLNRIDIALGFEAGLAVVILAIILDRLTASLGNRSPRRRRNRGAATGAPVDGDAANDEEKNLVGAGPRRAPSTGI, encoded by the coding sequence ATGAACGACTTCCGACTTCCGCTCGGCGAATGGGTCGAGGTATTCATCGACTTCCTGACGGGCGCACTCGCGGGACTCTTCGATGTCATCCGTGCACTCTTCCTCGGCCTCTACGACATCGTCGACTTCGTACTCGGCGCACCGCCGTTCTGGGCGATCATCATCGTCATCGCCGGCCTCGGCTACCTCGCGAAGGGCTGGAAGCTTGCGGTCGGCACCTTGGTGGGACTGCTCATCATCGTCGGCGTCGACCAGTGGGAGAACGCGATGGACACGCTCGCGCTCGTGCTGGTCGCCAGCGTCATCGCCGTCGCGATCTCGATCCCGCTCGGCATCCTCGCCGCGCGCTCCGACATCGCGTCGAGGATCATCCGCCCCATCCTCGACTTCATGCAGACGATGCCGGCGTTCGTCTACCTGATCCCGGCGCTCATCCTGTTCCGCGTCGGCGTCGTGCCCGGCATCGTGGCGACGATCATCTTCGCGATGGCGCCCGGTGTGCGCCTGACCGAACTCGGCATCCGCGGTGTCGACAAGGAGGTCGTCGAAGCCGGAGCCGCGTTCGGCTCGTCGCCGTCGCGCATTCTCCGCCAGATCCAGCTGCCGCTCGCGATGCCGAGCATCATGGCCGGAGTCAACCAGGTCATCATGCTCGGCCTGTCGATGGTCGTCATCGCCGGAATGGTCGGCGCAGGCGGGCTCGGCGGCGACGTCGTGGCGAGCCTGAACCGCATCGACATCGCGCTCGGCTTCGAGGCGGGCCTCGCCGTGGTGATCCTCGCGATCATCCTCGACCGCCTCACGGCTTCGCTCGGCAACCGCTCGCCGCGCCGTCGCCGGAACCGCGGCGCCGCCACCGGCGCGCCCGTCGACGGCGATGCGGCGAACGACGAGGAGAAGAACCTCGTCGGCGCCGGACCGCGCCGCGCGCCGAGCACCGGCATCTGA
- a CDS encoding glycine betaine ABC transporter substrate-binding protein produces the protein MKNHSKLTIAAIAAVGLLGLSGCAAGSSGDTGGDTGEKMDVTIAVFNGWDEGIASSWLWKTILEEKGYTVELENADVAPVFEGLSSGDYDFTTDVWLPNTHESYIEEYGDEIVELGAWNDESKLTVAVNEDAPIDSLAELADNADLFGNRIVGIEPGAGLTAAMEDSVIPTYGLEGMEFLTSSTAAMLAELKAATDAGENVVVTLWEPHRAYGQFPVKNLEDPEGALGGTETINVFSSKDFAENSPQAAEWLEGFKMDTETLYSLETAMFIDYEGDDYGPVVEQWIADNQEYVDSLTK, from the coding sequence ATGAAGAACCACAGCAAACTCACCATCGCGGCGATCGCAGCGGTCGGCCTCCTGGGCCTGTCCGGCTGCGCGGCAGGAAGCTCCGGCGACACCGGCGGCGACACCGGCGAGAAGATGGACGTCACCATCGCAGTCTTCAACGGCTGGGACGAGGGAATCGCCTCGAGCTGGCTCTGGAAGACCATCCTCGAGGAGAAGGGCTACACGGTCGAACTCGAGAACGCCGACGTCGCGCCCGTCTTCGAGGGCCTCTCGTCGGGTGACTACGACTTCACCACCGACGTGTGGCTGCCCAACACCCACGAGAGCTACATCGAGGAGTACGGCGACGAGATCGTCGAACTCGGCGCGTGGAACGACGAGTCCAAGCTCACCGTCGCCGTGAACGAGGACGCCCCCATCGACTCGCTCGCCGAGCTCGCCGACAACGCCGACCTGTTCGGCAACCGCATCGTCGGCATCGAGCCGGGTGCAGGCCTCACCGCGGCCATGGAGGACTCGGTCATCCCGACCTACGGCCTCGAGGGCATGGAGTTCCTGACCTCGTCGACCGCAGCGATGCTCGCCGAACTCAAGGCGGCGACCGACGCCGGCGAGAACGTCGTCGTGACGCTCTGGGAGCCGCACCGCGCCTACGGCCAGTTCCCGGTCAAGAACCTCGAAGACCCCGAGGGCGCGCTCGGCGGCACCGAGACCATCAACGTCTTCTCGAGCAAGGACTTCGCCGAGAACTCGCCCCAGGCCGCCGAGTGGCTCGAGGGCTTCAAGATGGACACCGAGACGCTCTACTCGCTCGAGACGGCCATGTTCATCGACTACGAGGGCGACGACTACGGCCCCGTCGTCGAGCAGTGGATCGCCGACAACCAGGAGTACGTGGACTCGCTCACGAAGTAA
- a CDS encoding glutamate decarboxylase: MAHDPSVLAPTYTRTAVRSVAPRFTMPDGEMDPKTAYQMVHDETMLDGNARLNLATFVATWMGDEADRLYAGSYDKNMVDKDEYPRTAAVEENCWRILASLWNAPDVANAIGTSTIGSSEACMLGGLAFKRRWQIARRAAGKSTEKPNLVMSSAVQVCWEKFCNYFEVEMRLVPISEEHPCLDGSRLEHYVDENTIGVVAIMGVTYTGMYEPVKEIAAALDAVQAKTGIDVPIHVDGASGAMIAPFLQPEIEWDFRLERVHSISTSGHKYGLVYPGVGWVVWRSLDALPEELIFRVSYLGGDMPTLALNFSRPGAPVLLQYYQFLRLGREGFTAIQQECQDVAKYLAKGISEIGAFDLWNDGSDIPVFAWQLKAGHTDKWNLYHLSDRLRMKGWLVPAYPMPDNMNDLTVQRIVVRNGLSHDLADELLEDIRVETAWLDALSSPMPVEAQKSGFHH; encoded by the coding sequence ATGGCTCACGATCCGAGTGTGCTCGCCCCGACGTACACGAGGACGGCGGTGCGTTCGGTCGCCCCGCGGTTCACGATGCCCGACGGCGAGATGGACCCGAAGACGGCGTACCAGATGGTGCACGACGAGACGATGCTCGACGGCAACGCCCGGCTGAACCTCGCGACCTTCGTCGCGACCTGGATGGGCGACGAGGCCGACCGCCTCTATGCCGGGTCGTACGACAAGAACATGGTCGACAAGGACGAGTACCCGCGCACGGCCGCCGTCGAAGAGAACTGCTGGCGCATCCTCGCGTCGCTCTGGAACGCGCCCGATGTCGCGAACGCGATCGGCACGTCGACGATCGGCTCCTCCGAGGCGTGCATGCTCGGCGGACTCGCCTTCAAGCGCCGATGGCAGATCGCCCGTCGCGCCGCGGGCAAGTCGACTGAGAAGCCGAACCTCGTCATGAGCTCGGCCGTGCAGGTCTGCTGGGAGAAGTTCTGCAACTACTTCGAGGTGGAGATGCGCCTCGTGCCGATCAGTGAAGAGCATCCGTGTCTCGACGGCAGCCGACTCGAGCACTACGTCGACGAGAACACCATCGGCGTGGTCGCGATCATGGGTGTGACCTACACGGGCATGTACGAGCCGGTGAAGGAGATCGCCGCAGCGCTCGACGCCGTGCAGGCGAAGACCGGGATCGACGTGCCGATCCATGTCGACGGGGCATCCGGTGCCATGATCGCGCCGTTCCTGCAGCCCGAGATCGAATGGGACTTCCGTCTCGAGCGCGTGCACTCCATCAGCACCTCGGGCCACAAGTACGGGCTGGTCTACCCGGGCGTCGGCTGGGTCGTGTGGCGCTCGCTCGACGCACTGCCCGAGGAGCTCATCTTCCGGGTCAGCTACCTCGGCGGCGACATGCCGACGCTCGCGCTGAACTTCTCACGCCCGGGTGCCCCGGTGCTGCTGCAGTACTACCAGTTCCTGCGCCTGGGGCGCGAAGGCTTCACCGCCATTCAGCAGGAGTGCCAGGATGTCGCGAAGTACCTTGCGAAGGGCATCTCGGAGATCGGCGCCTTCGACCTCTGGAATGACGGCTCGGACATTCCCGTGTTCGCCTGGCAGTTGAAGGCGGGCCACACCGACAAGTGGAACCTCTACCACCTGTCGGACCGGCTGCGCATGAAGGGCTGGCTCGTGCCCGCCTACCCGATGCCCGACAACATGAACGACCTCACGGTGCAGCGCATCGTGGTGCGCAACGGCCTCAGCCACGACCTCGCCGACGAACTGCTCGAAGACATCAGGGTCGAGACGGCGTGGCTCGATGCGCTCTCGTCACCCATGCCGGTCGAGGCGCAGAAGTCCGGGTTCCACCACTGA
- the rpmB gene encoding 50S ribosomal protein L28: MAAVCQVTGAIPGFGHNISHSHRRTKRRFDPNVQKKTYFVPSLRRNITINVSAKGIKVIDARGIDAVVKDMQARGVKL, encoded by the coding sequence ATGGCAGCAGTGTGCCAGGTGACCGGAGCCATTCCCGGCTTCGGACACAACATCTCGCACTCGCACCGCCGGACGAAGCGCCGCTTCGACCCGAACGTGCAGAAGAAGACCTATTTCGTGCCGTCGCTGCGTCGTAACATCACCATCAACGTGTCCGCCAAGGGCATCAAGGTGATCGACGCTCGTGGCATCGATGCAGTGGTCAAGGACATGCAGGCACGTGGGGTGAAGCTCTAA
- the rpmG gene encoding 50S ribosomal protein L33, translating to MAKAQDIRPIIKLRSTAGTGYTYVTRKNRRNNPDRLVLKKYDPVVRKHVDFREER from the coding sequence ATGGCGAAGGCGCAAGACATCCGGCCGATCATCAAGCTTCGGTCGACCGCCGGCACCGGGTACACCTATGTGACCCGCAAGAACCGCCGCAACAACCCCGACCGTCTCGTGCTCAAGAAGTACGACCCCGTGGTGCGCAAGCACGTCGACTTCCGAGAGGAGCGCTAA
- the rpsN gene encoding 30S ribosomal protein S14 produces MAKKSKIARNEQRKVIVERYAAKRLELKKALVDPNGTDESREAARKGLQKLPRNASPVRLRSRDAIDGRPRGVLTKFGVSRVRFRDMAHRGELPGITKSSW; encoded by the coding sequence ATGGCGAAGAAGAGCAAGATCGCGCGCAATGAGCAGCGCAAGGTGATCGTCGAGCGGTACGCCGCGAAGCGCCTCGAGCTGAAGAAGGCTCTCGTCGACCCCAACGGCACCGACGAGAGCCGTGAGGCCGCTCGCAAGGGCCTGCAGAAGCTTCCCCGCAACGCGTCGCCGGTTCGTCTGCGCTCGCGCGACGCCATCGACGGCCGCCCCCGTGGCGTGCTCACCAAGTTCGGTGTCTCGCGTGTCCGCTTCCGCGACATGGCGCACCGTGGCGAGCTGCCCGGCATCACGAAGTCGAGCTGGTAG
- a CDS encoding HU family DNA-binding protein: protein MADKSLNKTELVAKVAASTGQSQATVDAVLGGLFEALAESVGSGTKVSIPGWLAVERTHRAARTGRNPQTGAELQIPAGYSVKVSAGSKLKAAAK, encoded by the coding sequence ATGGCTGACAAGTCGCTCAACAAGACCGAGCTCGTCGCGAAGGTCGCTGCGTCGACCGGACAGAGCCAGGCCACCGTCGACGCCGTTCTCGGCGGCCTCTTCGAGGCGCTCGCGGAGTCCGTGGGATCGGGCACCAAGGTCTCCATCCCGGGCTGGCTCGCCGTCGAGCGCACGCACCGTGCTGCGCGCACCGGCCGCAACCCGCAGACGGGTGCCGAGCTCCAGATCCCGGCCGGATACTCGGTCAAGGTCTCGGCCGGTTCGAAGCTCAAGGCTGCTGCGAAGTAA